Proteins co-encoded in one Brassica rapa cultivar Chiifu-401-42 chromosome A02, CAAS_Brap_v3.01, whole genome shotgun sequence genomic window:
- the LOC117125687 gene encoding agamous-like MADS-box protein AGL62: MKNLESEQKTSEELKKLRKKSKLPEIWLKESIGGLDLGQAKEFKGKLENLKKQVIYEAFKIFLATPFPHPGYYGGSSSNAPFGVDCNVNAFDNHNMVLPNHPSPFVPGFNRNMALSSHPNPNESGNEHPHDGHPPQPRSD; the protein is encoded by the coding sequence ATGAAGAACCTAGAATCTGAGCAAAAAACAAGTGAAGAGTTGaagaaactaagaaaaaaatccaaattacCTGAGATTTGGTTGAAAGAATCCATTGGAGGACTTGACTTAGGTCAAGCCAAAGAATTCAAAGGTAAacttgaaaatttgaagaaacAAGTGATATATGAAGCTTTCAAAATCTTCCTAGCAACACCATTTCCTCATCCTGGCTATTATGGGGGAAGCTCAAGTAATGCTCCTTTTGGGGTTGATTGTAACGTAAATGCTTTTGACAACCATAACATGGTTCTCCCCAATCATCCTTCACCATTTGTCCCCGGATTCAACCGTAACATGGCTCTCTCCAGTCATCCTAACCCGAATGAATCTGGAAATGAACATCCTCATGATGGCCATCCTCCTCAGCCTAGATCAGATTAA
- the LOC103851497 gene encoding serine/threonine-protein kinase GRIK2, with the protein MFRDSLWFSRTIGCFGCFGTSTRTRELPPERPLQHDDTHSSGSEATSSSRSEEDEEEVEQKSRSKRSDEILKFRLDHGLICRQVPVKVTNQLIRGEDEDGNKMINEYVRVCKIGSGSYGKVVLYRSSVDGLSYAIKAFHKSQLLRLRVAPSETAMSDVLREVMIMKILEHPNIVNLIEVIDDPETDHFYMVLEYIDGKWVYDGSGPPGALGEKTARKYLRDIVAGLMYLHAHNVIHGDIKPDNLMVTSSGTVKIGDFSVSQVFKDDDDQLRRSPGTPVFTAPECCLVSGITYSGRAADTWAVGVTLYYMILGQYPFLADTLQDTYDKIVNNPLILPDGLDPLLRDLMEGLLCKNPSERMTLKKVSEHPWFLGEDGHVPEYFCCCKRKSALKIEQEEEANGMSEDSDF; encoded by the exons ATGTTTCGTGATAGTCTTTGGTTTTCCCGTACCATTGGTTGCTTTGGATGCTTTGGCACTTCTACTAGAACCCGAGAGTTGCCGCCTGAGAGGCCACTCCAACATGATGATACGCATTCCTCTGGTAGTGAGGCAACTAGCAGTTCCAGAAGCGAAGAGGACGAAGAAGAAGTAGAGCAGAAGAGCCGCTCTAAACGGTCTGacgaaattttgaaatttagatTAGATCATGGTTTGATCTGCAGGCAAGTTCCTGTGAAAGTCACTAATCAACTTATCCGTGGAGAG GATGAAGATGGTAACAAGATGATCAATGAGTATGTTCGTGTGTGTAAAATTGGATCTGGTAGCTATGGCAAAGTG GTTTTGTATCGAAGCTCTGTTGATGGCCTATCTTATGCTATTAAG gcGTTTCACAAGTCGCAATTATTAAGGCTAAGGGTTGCACCTTCTGAGACTGCTATGAGTGATGTTCTTCGTGAG GTTATGATTATGAAAATTTTGGAGCATCCTAACATTGTTAATCTCATTGAGGTGATAGACGACCCAGAAACTGATCATTTTTACATGG TTCTTGAATACATTGATGGAAAATGGGTTTATGACGGTTCTGGACCGCCTGGTGCTCTCGGGGAGAAAACCGCTAGAAAGTATCTGCGGGATATAGTTGCTGGCCTCATGTATCTTCATGCTCAT aatgtgATTCATGGGGACATCAAACCTGACAATCTGATGGTTACTAGTAGCGGTACTGTGAAGATAGGAGACTTCAGTGTCAGCCAAGTGTTCAAG gatgatgatgatcaacTGCGTCGATCTCCAGGGACTCCAGTGTTCACTGCTCCAGAATGTTGTTTAG TGTCAGGTATAACGTATAGCGGCAGAGCTGCTGATACATGGGCAGTGGGGGTCACTTTGTATTATATGATATTGGGACAATACCCGTTTCTTGCTGATACTCTTCAGGACACCTACGACAAG ATTGTTAACAACCCTTTGATACTCCCGGATGGATTAGATCCTCTTTTAAGAGATTTGATGGAAGGTCTCCTTTGCAAAA ATCCGAGTGAGAGAATGACACTGAAGAAGGTGTCGGAGCATCCTTGGTTCCTTGGAGAAGACGGGCATGTTCCTGAGTATTTTTGTTGCTGCAAACGCAAGTCTGCCTTGAAGattgaacaagaagaagaagctaatgGGATGTCTGAAGACTCAGATTTCTAG